From Geobacter sp., the proteins below share one genomic window:
- a CDS encoding DUF485 domain-containing protein has protein sequence MAEKQYDWGAIAKNPKFVELHRKKTVFLFGWWIFSTVYYF, from the coding sequence ATGGCTGAGAAGCAGTATGACTGGGGCGCAATCGCCAAAAACCCTAAGTTTGTCGAACTACATCGCAAGAAGACGGTGTTCCTGTTCGGCTGGTGGATCTTCTCCACCGTGTACTATTTC